In Streptomyces ambofaciens ATCC 23877, a single genomic region encodes these proteins:
- the fhaA gene encoding antibiotic biosynthesis regulator FhaA, with product MGVLKKFEQRLEGLVNGTFAKVFKSEVQPVEIAGALQRECDNNATIWNRDRTVVPNDFIVELSTPDFERLSPYSGQLGDELAGMVRDYAKQQRYTFMGPIKVHLEKADDLDTGLYRVRSRTLASSSSHQGGGPAPAGPAAPAAPSGRPGAPGGGYGYPQPAAPAGAPPMPSAPPPGGRPGGYGYPQPAGGQQPPAAPAAGGRTRHWIEINGTRHQISRATLVLGRSTEADVRIDDPGVSRRHCEIRTGTPSTIQDLGSTNGIVVDGQHTTRATLRDGSRIVVGSTTVIYRQAEG from the coding sequence ATGGGAGTCCTGAAGAAGTTCGAGCAGCGTCTCGAAGGTCTGGTCAACGGCACCTTCGCGAAGGTGTTCAAGTCCGAGGTGCAGCCCGTGGAGATCGCGGGAGCGCTCCAGCGCGAATGCGACAACAACGCGACCATCTGGAACCGCGACCGCACCGTCGTACCCAATGACTTCATCGTGGAGCTGAGCACGCCCGACTTCGAGCGCCTCAGCCCCTACTCCGGCCAGCTGGGCGACGAGCTCGCCGGCATGGTCCGGGACTACGCCAAGCAGCAGCGCTACACCTTCATGGGACCGATCAAGGTCCACCTGGAGAAGGCCGACGACCTGGACACCGGTCTGTACCGGGTGCGCAGCCGTACGCTCGCCTCCTCCAGCAGCCATCAGGGCGGCGGCCCGGCGCCCGCGGGCCCGGCCGCGCCTGCCGCCCCCTCCGGGCGGCCCGGCGCCCCGGGCGGTGGCTACGGGTACCCGCAGCCCGCAGCCCCCGCGGGCGCCCCGCCCATGCCGAGCGCCCCGCCGCCCGGCGGACGCCCCGGCGGATACGGCTACCCGCAGCCCGCGGGCGGCCAGCAGCCCCCGGCCGCACCCGCGGCCGGCGGACGCACCCGCCACTGGATCGAGATCAACGGCACCCGCCATCAGATCTCCCGCGCGACCCTCGTGCTCGGACGCAGCACCGAGGCCGACGTGCGGATCGACGACCCCGGCGTCTCCCGCCGGCACTGCGAGATCCGGACCGGAACGCCCTCGACGATCCAGGATCTCGGGTCCACCAACGGCATCGTGGTGGACGGGCAGCACACCACCCGCGCTACGCTCCGCGACGGCTCGCGGATCGTCGTGGGCAGCACCACCGTTATCTATAGGCAAGCCGAAGGGTGA
- a CDS encoding Stp1/IreP family PP2C-type Ser/Thr phosphatase, whose translation MSLSLRFAAGSHKGMIREGNEDSGYAGPRLLAIADGMGGQAAGEVASSEVISTIVALDDDVPGSDILTSLGTAVQRANDQLRQMVEEDPALEGMGTTLTALLWTGQRLGMVHVGDSRAYLLRDGVLTQITQDHTWVQRLVDEGRITEEEAGTHPQRSLLMRALGSGDHVEPDLSIREVRAGDRYLICSDGLSGVVSHQTMEDTLASYQGPQETVQELIQLALRGGGPDNITVIVADVLDLDTGDTLAGQLSDTPVVVGAVAENQAQFGDNGIMQTPAGRAAGLGRQGGGQRRGGGEFGPPGSGDTTGYIPAGDFDDYGPDDFVKPRKNRRWLKRSLYTVLALAVIGGGVYGGWRWTQTQYYVGTKDDHLALYRGISQDLAWVSLSKVQKDHPEIELKYLPPYQQKLVEATIPESDLNNARAKIEELAVQASACKKQADRRTAETEKNAKTGEGEAGGTTGTTPASFTSKASPTPNVSPNASQSPKAPESSESPSTTAPTPGSGPTLSEEEQKVVSLCGKQ comes from the coding sequence ATGAGTCTGTCACTGCGCTTCGCCGCCGGATCGCACAAGGGCATGATCCGCGAGGGCAACGAGGACTCCGGTTACGCCGGTCCGCGCCTGCTCGCCATCGCCGACGGCATGGGCGGCCAGGCCGCCGGCGAGGTCGCCTCCTCGGAGGTGATCTCGACCATCGTCGCCCTCGACGACGACGTGCCCGGCTCGGACATCCTCACCTCCCTCGGCACCGCCGTGCAGCGCGCCAACGACCAGCTGCGGCAGATGGTCGAGGAGGACCCCGCCCTCGAAGGCATGGGCACCACCCTCACCGCCCTGCTGTGGACCGGCCAGCGCCTGGGCATGGTCCACGTCGGCGACTCCCGCGCCTATCTGCTGCGCGACGGCGTCCTCACGCAGATCACGCAGGACCACACCTGGGTGCAGCGCCTCGTCGACGAGGGCCGCATCACCGAGGAGGAGGCGGGCACCCACCCGCAGCGCTCCCTGCTGATGCGTGCCCTCGGCAGCGGCGACCACGTCGAACCCGACCTGTCCATCCGCGAGGTGCGGGCCGGCGACCGCTACCTCATCTGCTCCGACGGACTCTCCGGCGTCGTCTCCCACCAGACGATGGAGGACACCCTCGCCAGCTACCAGGGCCCCCAGGAGACCGTGCAGGAGCTGATCCAGCTCGCCCTGCGCGGCGGCGGCCCCGACAACATCACCGTCATCGTCGCCGACGTCCTCGACCTCGACACGGGCGACACCCTCGCCGGACAGCTCTCCGACACCCCCGTGGTCGTCGGCGCCGTCGCCGAGAACCAGGCCCAGTTCGGCGACAACGGCATCATGCAGACCCCGGCCGGCCGCGCCGCCGGCCTCGGCCGCCAGGGCGGCGGACAGCGCCGCGGGGGCGGCGAGTTCGGCCCGCCCGGCAGCGGTGACACCACCGGCTACATCCCCGCCGGCGACTTCGACGACTACGGTCCCGACGACTTCGTCAAGCCCCGCAAGAACCGGCGGTGGCTGAAGAGATCCCTGTACACCGTGCTCGCCCTCGCCGTCATCGGCGGCGGCGTCTACGGCGGCTGGCGCTGGACGCAGACCCAGTACTACGTCGGCACCAAGGACGACCACCTCGCGCTGTACCGGGGCATCAGCCAGGACCTCGCCTGGGTGTCGCTCTCGAAGGTCCAGAAGGACCACCCCGAGATCGAACTCAAGTACCTGCCGCCCTACCAGCAGAAACTGGTCGAGGCCACCATCCCCGAGAGCGACCTGAACAACGCCCGGGCCAAGATCGAGGAACTCGCGGTGCAGGCCTCGGCCTGCAAGAAGCAGGCCGACCGGCGCACCGCGGAGACCGAGAAGAACGCGAAGACGGGCGAGGGCGAGGCCGGAGGCACCACGGGAACCACTCCCGCCTCCTTCACGTCCAAGGCCTCACCGACTCCGAACGTGTCACCGAACGCGTCGCAGTCGCCGAAGGCACCCGAATCGTCCGAGTCCCCGTCCACGACCGCACCCACTCCAGGCTCCGGACCGACCCTCTCGGAGGAAGAGCAGAAGGTCGTCTCGCTGTGCGGTAAGCAGTAG
- a CDS encoding DUF5819 family protein, which produces MDAYDTGSGARQGRDEREGRAERERSGPSEREGSGGSDRPGQPERSREPSQSEKSQESEASEPSEPSERTEGPEGPGRADREAGAAVGVADQAAASSGVAAEAVAGPPEEVAEPRTGVAALSPRYQIGAVVALAVVAVAVCAHIGLVFLHVAPSNTLTKQHGAAVDEWVFPEFEQNWKLFAPNPLQQNVSVQVRAEVSAADGSIRTTGWYDLSAEDGRAIDGNPLPSHTQQNELRRAWDFFVATHDSDNRPVGLRGTLSETYLRRIAVLRLDRAEAAEPGGVVERVQYRSRTTNVKPPSWSGEKVSDRVTYRELPWWPASTREKEGEAA; this is translated from the coding sequence ATGGACGCGTACGACACAGGCTCGGGCGCCCGGCAGGGGCGGGACGAGCGGGAGGGCCGGGCCGAGCGGGAACGCTCGGGCCCGTCCGAGCGGGAGGGCTCCGGCGGGTCCGACCGGCCCGGACAGCCGGAACGGTCGCGCGAACCGTCCCAGTCGGAGAAGTCCCAAGAATCAGAGGCATCCGAACCGTCCGAACCGTCCGAGCGGACGGAGGGGCCGGAGGGGCCGGGACGGGCGGACCGGGAGGCCGGTGCCGCCGTCGGGGTCGCCGACCAGGCCGCAGCCTCCAGCGGGGTCGCCGCCGAGGCCGTGGCCGGTCCCCCGGAGGAGGTCGCGGAGCCCCGTACCGGTGTCGCCGCGCTCTCCCCGCGCTACCAGATCGGTGCCGTGGTGGCCCTCGCGGTCGTCGCGGTCGCCGTCTGCGCCCACATAGGCCTGGTGTTCCTGCACGTGGCCCCGTCGAACACGCTCACCAAGCAGCACGGCGCCGCGGTCGACGAGTGGGTCTTCCCGGAGTTCGAGCAGAACTGGAAGCTCTTCGCGCCCAACCCGCTCCAGCAGAACGTCTCCGTCCAGGTCCGCGCCGAGGTGAGCGCGGCGGACGGCTCGATACGCACGACCGGCTGGTACGACCTGTCCGCCGAGGACGGCCGGGCCATCGACGGCAACCCGCTGCCGAGCCACACCCAGCAGAACGAACTCCGCCGGGCCTGGGACTTCTTCGTCGCCACCCACGACTCCGACAACCGCCCGGTGGGCCTGCGGGGCACGCTGTCCGAGACCTACCTGCGGCGCATCGCGGTGCTCCGTCTGGACCGTGCCGAGGCCGCCGAACCGGGCGGTGTCGTCGAGCGCGTCCAGTACCGTTCCCGGACCACGAACGTGAAACCGCCCTCGTGGAGCGGTGAGAAGGTCTCCGACCGGGTGACGTACCGCGAGCTGCCCTGGTGGCCGGCGTCCACCCGTGAGAAGGAAGGGGAAGCCGCGTGA
- the fhaB gene encoding antibiotic biosynthesis regulator FhaB, translating into MSELTLTVMRLGFLAVLWLFVIVAVQVIRSDLFGTRVTQRGARREAARPQQATARQGQAPPPQRQQQSGGRGRRGAPTKLVVTEGTLTGTTVALQGQTITLGRAHDSTIVLDDDYASSRHARIYPDQNGQWIVEDLGSTNGTYLDRSRLTTPTPVALGAPIRIGKTVIELRK; encoded by the coding sequence ATGTCAGAGCTGACCCTCACGGTCATGCGGCTGGGTTTTCTGGCCGTACTGTGGCTGTTCGTGATCGTGGCCGTGCAGGTCATCCGCAGCGACCTGTTCGGTACGCGGGTCACCCAGCGCGGGGCGCGGCGCGAAGCCGCCCGACCACAGCAGGCCACCGCGCGCCAGGGCCAGGCGCCTCCACCGCAGCGCCAGCAGCAGAGCGGCGGCCGGGGCCGCCGGGGCGCGCCCACCAAACTGGTCGTGACGGAGGGCACCCTCACCGGCACCACCGTTGCCCTCCAGGGCCAGACCATCACGCTCGGCCGGGCACACGACTCGACGATCGTGCTGGACGACGACTACGCCTCCAGCCGCCATGCCAGGATCTACCCGGACCAGAACGGTCAGTGGATCGTCGAGGACCTGGGATCCACGAACGGCACGTACCTGGACCGGTCCCGGCTGACGACCCCCACGCCCGTTGCGCTGGGCGCGCCGATCCGCATCGGCAAGACCGTCATCGAGCTGCGGAAGTAG
- a CDS encoding DUF2252 domain-containing protein yields MTGAKQGAGTDAGAPAGAKEGARLPVVPGFAEWPCGGSPKAEGKALRTRVPRSAHAALDLDGSRPDAVSAVEESNRGRIPGLVPLRAGRMSATPFAFLRGSAGLMAYDLARTPTTGIGAQICGDAHAANFGLYGDARGDLVIDLNDFDETVFGPWEWDLKRLATSVVLAGREAGADEDACREAAHGTAGAYRRTMRLLAKLPALDAWNAIADEELVSHSDAHDLLGTLERVSEKARANTSGRFAARSTESTEDGGRRFVDAPPVLRRVTDEEAAAVAASLEQYLTTLSEDRLPLLARYAVHDVAFRVVGTGSVGTRSYVVLLLDHRGEPLVLQVKEARPSALLPHLATAGFDVPEVAHEGRRVVMGQKRMQVVSDNLLGWTSVDGRPYQVRQFRNRKGSVDATALAADQMDDYGRMTGALLARAHAHSADPWLIAGYCGKNGELDEAVAAFAVAYADRTEADHAELAAAVRAGRVAAERGM; encoded by the coding sequence ATGACCGGGGCGAAGCAGGGGGCGGGTACGGACGCGGGGGCGCCCGCGGGCGCGAAGGAGGGCGCGCGGTTGCCGGTCGTGCCGGGGTTCGCGGAGTGGCCCTGCGGCGGCTCGCCGAAGGCCGAGGGCAAGGCGCTGCGCACGCGCGTCCCGCGCTCCGCGCACGCCGCCCTCGACCTGGACGGTTCCCGGCCGGACGCGGTGAGCGCGGTGGAGGAGTCCAACCGCGGCCGGATACCCGGGCTCGTCCCGCTCCGGGCGGGACGGATGTCGGCCACGCCGTTCGCCTTCCTGCGCGGGTCGGCCGGGCTGATGGCGTACGACCTGGCGCGCACGCCGACGACCGGGATCGGCGCGCAGATCTGCGGTGACGCGCACGCCGCCAACTTCGGCCTCTACGGGGACGCCCGCGGTGACCTGGTCATCGACCTGAACGACTTCGACGAGACGGTCTTCGGCCCCTGGGAGTGGGACCTCAAGCGGCTGGCCACCTCCGTCGTCCTCGCGGGCCGCGAGGCCGGAGCCGACGAGGACGCCTGCCGCGAGGCCGCCCACGGCACGGCCGGCGCCTACCGGCGCACCATGCGGCTGCTGGCCAAGCTCCCGGCGCTGGACGCCTGGAACGCCATCGCGGACGAGGAACTCGTCTCCCACAGCGACGCCCACGACCTGCTCGGCACCCTGGAGCGGGTCTCCGAGAAGGCGCGGGCCAACACCAGCGGGCGCTTCGCCGCCAGGTCGACCGAGTCCACCGAGGACGGCGGACGGCGCTTCGTGGACGCTCCGCCGGTGCTGCGCCGGGTCACGGACGAGGAGGCGGCGGCGGTCGCGGCCTCCCTGGAGCAGTACCTGACGACCCTGTCCGAGGACCGGCTGCCGCTGCTGGCCCGCTACGCGGTGCACGACGTCGCCTTCCGGGTCGTGGGTACCGGCAGCGTGGGCACGCGGTCCTACGTCGTGCTGCTCCTGGACCATCGCGGCGAGCCGCTCGTGCTCCAGGTCAAGGAGGCCCGGCCCTCCGCGCTGCTGCCGCACCTGGCGACCGCGGGCTTCGACGTCCCCGAGGTCGCGCACGAGGGGCGCCGGGTGGTCATGGGGCAGAAGCGGATGCAGGTGGTCAGCGACAACCTGCTGGGCTGGACGTCCGTCGACGGGCGGCCGTACCAGGTGCGGCAGTTCCGCAACCGCAAGGGCAGCGTCGACGCCACGGCCCTGGCCGCCGACCAGATGGACGACTACGGGCGCATGACCGGGGCCCTGCTGGCCCGCGCCCACGCGCACAGCGCCGACCCGTGGCTCATCGCCGGCTACTGCGGCAAGAACGGTGAACTGGACGAGGCGGTGGCCGCCTTCGCCGTGGCCTACGCCGACCGCACGGAGGCCGATCACGCCGAGCTGGCCGCCGCGGTGCGGGCGGGGCGGGTCGCGGCGGAGCGGGGGATGTGA
- a CDS encoding carbohydrate-binding protein has translation MTSDTPAVPDGPDPATGSGTGSGPATEPGPATAPATDRGISRKTLLRAAVAAGAAVPLLATGSLALARDAVRSSTDRPLPPTPFCDDGDDPTPDQMEGPYFRPNSPLRTDLVTPGTAGTRLTVSGYVFGRNCVPLPGVLLDFWQADNAGAYDMAGYAFRGHQFTDASGGFTLRTIVPGLYPGRTRHIHVKAQAPGEPVLTTQLYFPGEPRNGTDALFDPALLMNVRAVGGGRTATFDFVLNVDGAPGPDPTEPPTDPPSGTWTAGRPYAVGDRVTHGGRSYRCLQAHTSMAGWEPPNVPALWRSEP, from the coding sequence ATGACCTCCGACACGCCCGCCGTCCCCGACGGCCCCGACCCCGCCACCGGTTCCGGCACCGGTTCCGGCCCCGCCACCGAGCCCGGCCCCGCCACCGCCCCCGCCACCGACCGCGGCATCAGCCGCAAGACGCTCCTCAGGGCGGCCGTCGCCGCCGGCGCGGCCGTCCCGCTGCTCGCCACCGGCTCCCTGGCGCTCGCCCGGGACGCCGTCCGCTCCTCCACCGACCGGCCCCTGCCGCCGACCCCCTTCTGCGACGACGGGGACGACCCGACGCCGGACCAGATGGAGGGCCCCTACTTCAGACCGAACTCCCCGCTGCGCACCGACCTGGTGACGCCCGGCACCGCCGGCACCCGACTGACCGTCAGCGGCTACGTCTTCGGCCGGAACTGCGTCCCCCTGCCCGGCGTCCTCCTCGACTTCTGGCAGGCCGACAACGCCGGCGCCTACGACATGGCCGGGTACGCCTTCCGCGGCCACCAGTTCACCGACGCCTCCGGCGGGTTCACCCTCCGGACGATCGTCCCCGGCCTCTATCCGGGCCGTACCCGGCACATACACGTCAAGGCGCAGGCCCCCGGTGAACCCGTCCTGACCACCCAGCTGTACTTCCCCGGCGAGCCCCGCAACGGCACGGACGCCCTCTTCGACCCGGCACTGCTGATGAACGTGCGCGCCGTCGGCGGCGGCAGGACGGCCACCTTCGACTTCGTCCTGAACGTGGACGGCGCCCCGGGCCCTGACCCCACCGAACCGCCGACCGACCCGCCGAGCGGCACCTGGACGGCCGGCCGCCCGTACGCCGTCGGCGACCGCGTGACCCACGGCGGCCGCTCCTACCGCTGTCTCCAGGCGCACACCTCGATGGCGGGCTGGGAACCGCCCAACGTGCCCGCCCTGTGGCGCTCCGAGCCCTGA
- a CDS encoding rhodanese-like domain-containing protein, translated as MPTVEVTDLKDGDFLLDVREDDEWQAGHAAGALHIPLSEFVARYGELTEAAPQDGRVHVICRSGGRSAQVTMYLVQQGVDAVNVDGGMQVWAAAGRPVVDGKGEPGHVL; from the coding sequence GTGCCCACGGTCGAGGTCACGGACCTCAAGGACGGCGACTTCCTGCTGGACGTCCGCGAGGACGACGAGTGGCAGGCGGGTCATGCCGCCGGGGCGCTGCACATTCCCCTCAGCGAATTCGTGGCCCGGTACGGTGAGCTGACCGAGGCGGCGCCGCAGGACGGCCGGGTCCACGTGATCTGCCGGTCCGGCGGACGTTCGGCCCAGGTCACCATGTACCTGGTCCAGCAGGGCGTCGACGCCGTGAACGTCGACGGCGGCATGCAGGTGTGGGCCGCGGCCGGCCGGCCGGTGGTGGACGGCAAGGGCGAGCCGGGGCACGTCCTCTAG